GCCCAGACTGGTCGAGCGCGTCGACGAGATTGCGCGCCGACTGCAACAAGAGCCCGTTCGGCATTCGCGGGGTGTCGGCGATCTCACGGGGCGTGTGGTCGATCGGTTGGCGCGTGCACAGGTCGCGCCGGCCAGCCTGGTCGATGTTCTCAAGCCGCTGCTGGGCGATCCGTTTGTCGAGGGCCCGGCTCAGCACGCGCTCTTCGCCATGCGGATGCTCGAGCCACCGACGGATTCCACCGCAGCCTGGCACAAAGAATTGCGCGGGCGGCTTTCGCAGGAGTTGAACGCCTTGATCGACCGCGAACCGACAAGCATGCTGACCCGGGAAGCGACCTGGCTGTCGGCCTCTTGGGGAGATCGACGTTCGCTGGGTATGACCCAAGACATCGTTGCCGATGCCGGCCAGGATGTGGCGGTGCGCTTAGAGGCCCTCGCTGCACTCGCGGCGGGCGACACGGCGCTGGCGCGCGATACGGGGCTCGCCCTGCTGGATTCGACGGACAAGAACCTCGTCCGTGGCGTCTTAGCGCGACTCGGCGGCCTCAACGATCCTGCGCTGGCGGCCAAGGTGTTGGCGGTCTATGCGCAGCTTTCACCCGATGTCCAGCCTGCGGCAATCGAGTTGTTAACGCAACGTGCCGACCGAGCGCTCGAGCTTCTCGAGGCGATCGCCACCGGCACGGTACCGTCTCAATCGCTCAGCTCGACGCAGGTGCGCCGGTTGTTGATCTTCGACAATCGGCAACTGTCGGAACTGATCGCCGCTCATTGGGGGACCGTGCGTCCTGGCCGTGACCCCGCGCGCGAGCAGGTGCTCGTCTCGATGCGCCGGCTGATGGAGAACGCCTCGGGCAATGTCGAGCGCGGCGCAACGGTTTATCGAAAGCTGTGCGCGCAGTGCCACAAGTTCCGAGGCGAAGGTCAGGAAGTCGGCCCGGATCTAACGTCCAACGGCCGCGGCTCGTTCGACCAGCTTTTGTCAAACGTGTTTGATCCCAGCCTGGTGATCGGCGCGGCATACCAGGCGCGCACGGTCATCACGACCGATGGCCGCGCCATCACCGGATTGGCGGTGGAAGACAATCCACAGCGCGTCGTGCTCAAGCTGCAAGGCGGCAAACTCGAATCGATCGCGCGCGAAGAGGTTGAGCAAGTCGAGATCAGCCCCCTGTCGCTGATGCCCGAAGGCATCGAAAAGCAGCTGTCGGAGCAAGAGGTAGTCGACCTGTTCACTTTTCTGTTGGAGGATGCCGGGGGGTTGCCCTAAGGGTGATCTGGGGGCATGAACTGCGAACCATCTGGCGGAAATTGGCTATATGCTTTGTTACCCGATTTTTGAGCGGCTTGCGGCCGATGTTTCCGTGATTGTCCGGGAAATGTCGCAGTTCTGGCGGCTAATATGGTTTGTTGGGCTGACCGCAATTGGCAATGATTCAAGGCTTTTTTAGGAAAAATCGCTAGCTGCCAAAAAATTTGCTTGAATTGTCTGGGGGGTGTCTCTACCATCCTCCAATTGTGTGGCGAGTCTCGCGCGACAACCCGTTTTGGGTAGTCTGTGCGAGAGGAGGCGGTGCGTGAGCTGGGAAGCGCGGCCGCAACCAACCACCAGCAACAACTTTGAACTGATTAGATCCAATTGATTCGGCTGCATCTTTGAAAGGGAAGCTAATGGCAACATCCCCCGTTCGTGCACTCTTGTTAGTGCTTCCTCTGTTGGGAGCAGGAGTAGCGCAGGCCGCAAGCGTCTCGTACAACAACACGTACGGGCCGTCGTCCGTCGGTGGACCTACGCTGAACGTACCCCTGCCGAAGTTTGACCCCGCTCTGGGCACCCTGACCAAGGTCACTCTGACTTTGGACGCCAACACCAACGCCGGCTCGATGGACTTCGACAACGAAGCCGCTGGTTCGACCAGCGTCACGTTGAAAGTCGGTGCCTCGGTCGTTGCCACCGGTCCTGGTACGCTTGCCGTGACGGCTGTGCCGTTGCAGAGCAATGCGGGAGTCGTGTCGGGTGACACCGACGGCGCTCCGGACTTTGTCGGCACCGACGCGATCTCGGTCACGGGTGGTTCGGGTTTCGACAGCGACAGCGACATGAGCACGGCTCCCGCCGTGTTGGCGCTGTTCATCGCGTCGTTCCTGGGCGAGACGTTCAATACGAGCGTCGATCCGGACATCGCGACTTCGCTGTCGACCTCCGGCGGTTTCGGCCCGATCAACCCGGTCCCGGGTTTGACCGACGGCCTGCTGACGGTGACCTATGAATACAACGCGGTGCCCGAGCCCAGCACGATCGTGCTGGCCGGCATGGGCATCCTGGGCCTGATCGTCGCCCGGATTCGCCGCAAGTAGATTTTCTAGCGAGCCGAAAACGCTCCCTGGATCAACGCAGACGGCCGTCCTTCTTGTCGAAGGACGGCCGTTTTTTTTGTTCGCGTAGTTTTCCGGCTGTGCCCGACGTGCCGGAAGCTGCGATCAATTATTCGAGCGTGTTGCCGCCGTTGACCGAGATCTTCTGACCCGTGATGAAGCCGGCCGCGTCCGAAGCGAGAAACGCCACGGCTTCGGCGA
The window above is part of the Pirellulales bacterium genome. Proteins encoded here:
- a CDS encoding PEP-CTERM sorting domain-containing protein, which gives rise to MLVLPLLGAGVAQAASVSYNNTYGPSSVGGPTLNVPLPKFDPALGTLTKVTLTLDANTNAGSMDFDNEAAGSTSVTLKVGASVVATGPGTLAVTAVPLQSNAGVVSGDTDGAPDFVGTDAISVTGGSGFDSDSDMSTAPAVLALFIASFLGETFNTSVDPDIATSLSTSGGFGPINPVPGLTDGLLTVTYEYNAVPEPSTIVLAGMGILGLIVARIRRK